The following proteins come from a genomic window of Thiothrix winogradskyi:
- a CDS encoding choice-of-anchor L domain-containing protein, producing the protein MAIIKTSWSRLWYGLALLCIPLTDTYAAGLTLNQSASIAAMTQALDGPGLAISNVTITKGAKGQYGTFTGGTDVVGAGPVIGIPGGLFISTGTTAALVGKNTNGSISIGTGVSYADPDLTLLSSQAIFDPVIIEFDIVPVGDKVNFVLVFGSEEYPEFVCSQFNDAFGLFVSGLGLDGTKNAAFLPNTNQGITVNNINAGVAGAFQDGSACNLSNAMFFNDNGNGSGNANTQLDGFSKPTTAGIKGLTAGETYHIKLALADAADAAFDSGVFFKWLTSTVSRPVDMELTATASTLTPKQYDTLTLTYTLHNRSGAVDGELLQTQLQWPAGMSIISHDGGSAYNPTTAVWEAGTVSANSSKSITFTVQMNTEGSHTPMAEILYALHDDFDSTPFNSATFPDEDDTARLNITTSSVPTLALQVRGLLQGAYNSTDGLMRDDLRRQGFLPLAQPYVANSLLGYAGAEVTTAERLALTGNDAPVDWVVVELRDKTTPKTVLARTTGLLQRDGDVVNPLTNDTTLRVPLPQDAYYVSLRHRNHLGVMTQAAMPLSATTALVDFTLPTTAVSGQYARASSQSKALLWAGDTNFSNNAVGIGPGNDANPLLGTIMQHPSNASASSNFRLPGYYAADLNMDGLSVYSGPGNDTNLLLGNIAQYPANGAGAANYIISGTIPK; encoded by the coding sequence ATGGCAATCATCAAGACAAGCTGGTCACGGCTCTGGTACGGGTTGGCGTTACTGTGCATCCCGCTGACGGATACCTATGCTGCCGGATTAACCCTGAACCAAAGCGCCTCCATTGCCGCAATGACGCAAGCATTGGACGGGCCGGGTTTAGCGATTAGCAACGTAACGATTACTAAAGGCGCAAAAGGGCAATACGGCACCTTCACTGGCGGCACGGATGTGGTCGGAGCAGGCCCCGTCATCGGGATTCCAGGCGGTTTGTTTATCAGTACCGGCACCACTGCGGCATTGGTGGGTAAAAATACCAACGGCTCGATTAGCATCGGCACGGGTGTTAGCTATGCCGACCCGGATTTGACCCTGTTGAGCAGCCAAGCCATTTTCGACCCGGTGATCATTGAGTTCGACATTGTACCGGTGGGGGATAAAGTCAATTTCGTGCTGGTGTTTGGCTCGGAAGAATACCCCGAATTCGTGTGCAGCCAGTTCAACGATGCATTTGGGCTGTTTGTTTCAGGGCTGGGGTTGGACGGCACGAAAAATGCCGCATTCCTGCCCAATACCAATCAGGGTATTACCGTCAATAATATCAATGCTGGGGTAGCTGGCGCGTTTCAGGATGGCAGCGCCTGTAACCTAAGCAACGCCATGTTTTTCAATGACAACGGCAATGGTTCAGGCAATGCCAATACCCAATTAGATGGTTTCAGCAAGCCCACAACCGCTGGAATAAAAGGGCTGACAGCGGGGGAAACCTACCATATCAAACTGGCACTGGCAGATGCGGCGGATGCAGCGTTCGATTCCGGGGTATTTTTCAAGTGGCTGACCAGCACGGTGTCGCGTCCGGTGGATATGGAATTGACGGCAACTGCCAGCACCCTAACCCCTAAGCAATATGACACGCTGACGCTCACTTACACCTTGCACAACCGTTCCGGGGCGGTTGACGGTGAATTGCTGCAAACCCAGTTGCAGTGGCCTGCGGGCATGAGCATTATCAGCCATGACGGCGGTAGTGCGTATAACCCGACCACCGCCGTGTGGGAGGCAGGCACGGTGTCTGCCAATAGCAGCAAATCCATTACCTTTACGGTGCAGATGAATACCGAGGGTAGCCATACCCCGATGGCTGAAATCCTCTACGCTTTGCACGACGATTTTGATTCCACTCCGTTTAACAGCGCCACCTTCCCGGATGAAGATGACACTGCCCGCCTGAACATCACTACCAGCAGTGTGCCGACGCTGGCTTTGCAAGTACGCGGCTTGTTGCAGGGGGCTTATAACAGCACTGATGGTTTGATGCGCGATGATCTGCGCCGACAGGGTTTCCTGCCGCTGGCACAGCCGTATGTCGCCAATAGCTTGCTGGGTTACGCAGGCGCAGAAGTAACCACGGCGGAACGGCTGGCACTGACCGGCAATGATGCGCCGGTCGATTGGGTGGTGGTGGAATTGCGTGATAAAACCACCCCCAAAACCGTATTGGCTCGTACCACAGGCTTGTTGCAACGGGATGGGGATGTGGTTAACCCGTTGACGAACGACACCACTTTGCGTGTGCCATTGCCACAAGATGCGTATTACGTCAGCCTGCGCCACCGTAACCATTTGGGGGTAATGACGCAGGCGGCAATGCCGCTGAGTGCCACTACCGCGCTGGTCGATTTCACCCTGCCAACGACCGCCGTGAGCGGGCAATATGCCCGTGCCAGCAGTCAGAGCAAGGCGTTGTTGTGGGCGGGCGATACCAATTTCAGCAATAACGCCGTGGGCATTGGGCCTGGCAATGATGCCAACCCCTTGTTGGGCACGATCATGCAGCACCCCAGTAATGCCTCAGCCAGCAGCAACTTCCGCTTGCCCGGTTACTACGCTGCGGATTTGAATATGGATGGCTTGAGTGTGTACAGCGGTCCCGGCAATGACACCAATCTGTTGCTGGGTAATATTGCGCAATATCCTGCCAATGGGGCGGGGGCGGCTAATTACATCATTAGCGGAACAATACCGAAGTAA